CGAGTCAAGGCGGGTAGAACCGGAGTCGACAGACGTCAGCAATACGTGATTAGACCTCAGGCCTAGCATCCCCAGACAGGTGGGATGAAGTCGCAAGGTCCGACCACGTTGTCGTCCGCGAGGAAGGTTTTCAGATCTACTCTGAAGATCAGTTTTGAACCTAAACAGCAGTTTTGGGTGAAAAGAGTTTGATGCCATCGCTGATGTTCTATAAAACCTCACTTCattttgttgaagaaaaaatgttAGCGGGGACAAAACAATTGTGCTGTCGAACTTTTTCTGGGGAGGTGCTGGTAGAATGCAAAGGCTTctttaaaaacaagaaaaatcctgcagctgcagcgacAGTGATGGCTTACTTTGACAAAATTGTTGACCCTTCATGGTTTTCACTCCCCACCAGAGAAACAGGAAACATttaaactaggggtgggatttgattttttaaaaataatctcGTTAATtccagaatttgtgatgaattaatctcaattaatcgcagtttaatcgtataagaatgTTTgctacaagaagccacatttttcaatttgaatgaatttggtatatgactgaatcaaatgatgggcccatacatacatttaaacaacaaaaaaaacaaaaaattgtttattttgcatcagtttgacaatggcacaataaatcacaatggtggctatattcaagtttttatatcaccttatttaaactaaagctcttttaatgtcttgaaaacattggtatatgaatttcaattttattagaatttcaagtacattcagagtagtggaaaccctggccattgtgtagtgataagggattcctccatgttttgttgttgttatcatgtAGAGTACTCAATACCTCATGATTCTGTAGCATTGATATGGATGTTGGCAAAATTTAAGGGCTGCCACTGGCTACTGCCTAGTTGCTGGACACTGGTGTAATGAAATATGATCTGATGGTAGAGAGGAGGCTGGGGGGAAGATGGATGGCACCAATGAAGGAGTCagtgagaagaggaagacaaattcAGAGCAGATGTACATAGGCGGCTGGGACTTGGTGTCATGTAAGTTTCCACATCGAGAGTAGTTCTCCAGGGTTAGTGATCGTGTCACttattttcatttgcatttctgtATGACATAATGTCACTTTTCAAGAGTACAATCTGTCACAGGTGACTCAGGTATGACTCCTTTACCTTGGAAACGGTGACCGTTGTACACACAGTAAACTCCAGACTgtagagtgcaccagaatataaGCCAcagccactaaatttaagaaggaaaatagatctggtTCATCCATAAGCCACAGCGGTttataagctgcaggtgcagtggtgccgtCTGGACTGTAGAACGGTCAGTGGTTGAGAGATTGGCTCTGTAGGCTTCTGCAATGAAGGGATACCCCTAGCATGACTGTTTGACAGTCGGTTGAATCCCTGCCTCCAATCTTGGCCGTTCAATGTTCTCAGCACACAAATAGAAAAagtgtaaaacacattttaaaataactttattgaacaaaatgttttcaaaggtCATGTATGAAATACAGTATTTTACAAGTGTTGgagaaacatgacaaacaaagcGCTTCAGAAAAGGGGGTTTGCTGGGTAGGATCAGACATTCAACCTCTCACTGAGCAGAAGACAAATGCTGCCAGTCATAGTCACTGAAAGAGACTCAGCGGCAGACCACAAGGACCAACATGTCGTCATAGTTTGGGTCGGGAGCTCAGACCAATGCTCTCATTTGAAGCCAAAATTAGTCTAGAACCTCGATTGAACGACACCTCTACTAGGATGGCAGAGCGCTCAAGTCTCATTCTTCTCACACTTGTTTTGGGAGGTCTAAAGTCGTAAATAAAAACTGTACAATTTTCAAACTCAATTTGTCTTGACATACAAGATGTTTCACACATAAATGAATGGATGGTTCTGAAAAAAATCCTTGGAAAACACAAGGCAGCATGGCATGCTCACCCCAACCTGCAGGGGGAAGGAGCACACCTTAAATAGAAGTTGCCGCTTATAAATGCTTGAATCGCAGATGTGAAGTAGAAACACAATTCCAGATGTTTGAGCACCAGTAGGTCAACATGTCTCAATTTGCTTCCCAAACGTCATGGTACGTCAAATAACCTCAATTTTAGGGAACATGCAGTTGTCAAATGCTCACAGTGCAGGACCTAGCTTATAGAAACAGCACAGAGGAGTATTTTATTGGGATTGTAGTAAACACAATCAAAGGTCTTTCTCGAATGTGGGCTTGGTCTCTGAACTTAAGCCTGAATGGGTGGAAGATTCCCTCATCAAAGCTTAGAATGAGGAACAACTAAGACGTGTTTggctgaagacttcaaaataatctCTTGTGTCGTGACCAAGTCTGGACTTTCCCAACAGGGAAAGGGGGCAGAGGAATTCAAACtgctcaaaacacaaaaaaagtgatCAGGGAAGAACGACGAGAGAAATGTCTTCTGCAACAGGAAGCTGTGACCCCAAAATCAGCAACCCACCCGACCCCCCATCAGCCTGAAGCACGAGGCTGGTTGGTGCTGGTTCTATCTGCGCCTAGTGCCAGTCGACCACACAACGGTTCTCATCATTAGAAACCTTCTGGAAGCCACGTCAGACTGGGTCAACCTCCAACATGGAGCAAACATCCCAGAATCAATGGAACAACTCTTGTATTAGCATCAAACACCATGGAGAGGCAACAACTGAGAAAGTGTAAAAAGTTGTAGAAATTCAAATTTTTCACTCAAGTCTTTCAGCTAATCTAACTCAGTCACTTgttctggtgtctgaagtctcCTAGCACGTGGGTAAGAGGCTGGATCTGGATCACAGGTGACAAGTTTACCTGTAGAATTTTTTGCGCTTTCCTTCGGGCCTCATCCACCGACCGCGAGTGGTCCACTTTGACCACCTTGGATCGAagatttttcttctctttccagCCGTTTCTCAACCGAGGCGAGTTGGTGAGTTCTTTCAAACTTTGTCCCTCCTGGTGGAAGCAGTTGCTTCTCCAGCCGTTGCTGGTGAGTGTGGTGTGAGTCTCTGAGAAGGCCCGGCCGTTGGCACAGAAAGCCGGCGCCGAATCCCCGATGAGAGCTCCGTCTAGTCGGATAGGACACGACGAACTCTTCTGGCTAAACAAGGCCACTGCTTTGGTGGAAGCTCCACCACCATTCTGGGAAGGCTGCGAAGGTATTCCTGGCGGTGGGGCGGGGTGCAGCTTTTGAGGGAGGACAgcaggcggagcttcacacgaagACTGCCATGCTGTGTGAATCTGAAGGCGGGCTGTGTGACAGCCAGACACACCTTTGATGTTAGTTAATCGGAGACAAGGCTTTGCCTGGAATGCCTGCGATACTTCAAGTGTCTTACTTGGCGCGTTCTTATGCACAACATCAATGTGGTCCGCCAGTAGTTCGGAGGGAGGAACTCCTTGAATCCTCGGGTTCCCTTTCACCGACATGTTCCACGAAGGATGCACCTCACGCTTTTTCACAGGTCTCCTAGATCTCTTCTTGGCAGTGGGTCGGATGTTCCTCGAAGGTTTCAGCATATCTTCCGTCAGTGGAAGGTTTGTCGAAGAACGATAACGATACACGTCCTTGCTCTGCAGCACAGTGGGCTTGTGCCCTTCCTCGCTCAGTTCCTGCAAGAAGGTGACCAGATCCTCTGTGCTTGTCAGGTCACAGGACACTGGACTCAGGATCTTCAAAGCGTCGAGGAGTATATTCTGTCCGGCAGAAGAGATCCGAGACCAAGAGTGGACAGCCCTACGCTCCTCATTGGCAAATGCGGAGGGCCGGCAGACCGGGGGACCTTTCGCCATGTCCACCATGTTAGTCATGCtgccaaaagaaacaaaattgtaatttcaacaaatgaaatggctaagagtggaattaaaaaaaacctcctGCTACATTTTGAGCAAtccattatttctaaaccaggaTGGACCAACAATTTTAGTGTCCTGAGTAAGTCCTTCTAGCCAATTTGTGCCTCCTCAGGTAAGGCATCTAGGGATGCAACGATCCACACTATTTGACTTCTGATACCCGAATTTGGATATGTGCCAATATCGATATTCCTTCGATCTGATACCAGAGCAGTTTGCAATTTCTTTTCACCACTATTGTCGATTGTGTATTACTTACAAAAGGCAACTAGAGATTGGTACAAGACAACAAACCAAAGTCAGGAAAACATGAAATCCTGACAAATAcacacataaatacattttccgACTGGCAAGTCTGAATAAGTGACGTAACACCTGAAGTCCAACaacctgagatgacaggtttcagtacgaacagactctccagctctctgttaaacgctcccttggactatgtaactttctctgggcaaGTTACCCAGAGGCATGTTCTGAGAGTGGCATCGCTGCCCCAACTCCACCGCAACACTTTATGGCAGAAGGGCAGAGGGACCGCGGAGGCGAGCTGAGTTCCTCTGTTCGCatcatggtgaaaatagttttccAATGAATTGCttgccagtgaaaatgacttgcttATGCTCACACACAGTtatggatgtctgctgtttgttgtattgcactgtcgaagcctacagtgaacatatagctggCCAAGTTGATTAGCCACAAAGCTAATAACGCGCTAGTCATGTTAGTCAATTCGGTTAGTAATAGTATGgagaaaaacagtgtttgtaccgGACTTGCAAGGCTTTCTCTGTGCTTAGCGCACGTCTTGGGTGCGTTATTgaatgtggggaacttatttttgagatgacaACTCATTTATTGCGTTTAAGTGTAGTAAAGATATAGCCAGCAAAACGGATTAGCGCCGCCAGCGCCTAATGTCCGcaagcatttatcagacagaaaatagtcgattcactgtcatttgccgTATTTATGGTTCATCTAGTtcggacaagtgtaacatgttatgtctcatgttctatctgtagctactgccgttgagtcctctgttctgcagacctgctaAAAGCTGGTAAAacgaccagcgccacatttcatcatcccttgcgattgttctggaactgattgaagaatATTTTCTAACTGACGTCTGTGTCCAGTCAACTTGAAATAACCGTGTGAACGTacgttttgatgctcacgcCCAGgtcgctgtttgtctgctccttattgaaacatatgacagtcatgatgtaataaagctggACAGGAAAAAAGGTGCtccttcgtctttattattcaACAGCACTGTAGACGACGGTAGCGCACCTCCACGGCTTAGACGAGatgaacatgaaggttttcatCATCATACATCACGGAAGAATCCCGTAAGAAACATCATGACCAATGTCCGTTGCTGGCAGAACTATACAGctgcatcttacagatttatttctcataactaacAGATAGCAGTTTGTTCTCACCTTATCAGTAAATGTCCAGACTTGGACTGTACTTctttctgaaacgtgcagtcgaaataaagttttattgtcTGGGTCTGtcagtcttgcagctgcttcagcctctcgctgcatcctgcctctcctgacggagttccatctctgatgtagaatgatagatgcttctgGAGTTGCCTGGACAGTGTTGGGTATATTTCtgtcagtgtagctccctagttcaggtctggttattattaggaggagagagagacagaggacacttcactattaggggtgggattcgatttaaaaaagtaaTCTAACTAATtccagaatttgtgatgaattatctcaattaatcgcagtttaatcgtataagaatacTTGTtataagaagccacatttttcaatttgaatgaatttggtatatgactgaatcaaatgatgggcccatacatacatttaaacaacaacatattgtttattttgcatcagtttgacaatggcacaataaatcacgatggtggctatattcaagtttttatatcaccttatttaaactaaagctcttttaatgtcttgaaaacattgGTATgggaatttcaattttataagaatttcaagtccattcagagtagtggaaaccctggccattgtagcaaaaaacctccctgaacaaaagcaaacagacgcttttgtttgcttttgttcagggattcctccatgtttgttgttgttatcatcctagctgccacgtgtcttgtggatcagtggaccaggaactcctgcacttacaaaggttccctgttgtctggacagCAAACGGTtcaattaaaacgattaaatgtgaTCAAAATATTTTAACGTGTTAATTACGATTGATTAATTAATCGCATGCATCAACAACAAGTTAGCTCTGtgcatgctagctgttagctcgagggtgTTCATCATTTTACGATGGTGTCGCAGGGGgttgctcatccttaagacgcgTTATCTTCGCAAACCAAACGAAGCctcacttttgaacactacgacccgtcgccaCTTGAATTCCTCCGTGACTGAGGCTAACAGCCGGAGAGGTGGTGACGCAGAGCCAAAGGCGCGCTGCGACAGCAGCCAGTTGGAATCCTATGTAATATTTTTTCACTGCTTCTCAacaacaaccagttctcgatgctCACCCTGcggcccgtgtgtgtttacaccaacagcaacatgacgcatcgacgcacagattttgacgtagACTAAATTTAGCTGTTTATGTTATCAATGACATCAagtaatcgttgcagccctgtTCGCTGTTCCACcacggtctttcctcataaacgttgaaaataaatgttgaaagagCCATATTGGACCACAAAAACATTATGTCTGTCAAGCAATGCACCGAACCAACGGTGGTTCAGTGCTTTTGCAATTATCTTGTTCACCATCTCGATGACCAGGTTGATCACCGCCCTACACTCTGACGGGAATGTTTGTGCACACAACGTCTCTTGATGCAAGATGCAGTGGAATGCAAGCAGATTTCGATCCAATGCTTTCTGTAGCAAAGTCACAAACCCCCTTTTTTTGATCCGCTGATTTTGCCATGCGCTTTGAGTTTTTCCTGATCCACctcctttgttttccagtgcGTCTGTGCCCGTCCTCCGTGGTTCTTCtccccccaatcctgtggacttacTGTGTGTCTTGGACTCTAGTTCTCCATTGTTTTGTGCTCATGGACGCTTGTTTTGGTTTCTGAACCGTTTGGTTTTATTTTCCGGACTCTGTTTCCCTCTTGTGTTGAGTTTTGTACCATCTTGTTTTTCCAGCCTCCTTCTACTGTAATTCACTTCTTTTTAAGTCTGGCTCCTTCTACCATTGAAGCGTATTGAGTTAgttttcttgttgtttcttATTGGACTTgaccctcagtctcctccctgctgcacttgggtctccCATCTCAAATTGTTACACTTCTtccattttcaaacatttttgaaaaagctCCTGGGAGCCACTAGGGCAGCGCGCTAAAGAGCCGCATGCAGCAGTAGCTGCGGGTGTGGTGTCACAGGCGCTACACGAGATAGAATCCTTGTCGATTGGAAGCGGTGCATCTGTGGTTTAGTAGCACAGGCAACATTTGCCTTT
Above is a window of Synchiropus splendidus isolate RoL2022-P1 chromosome 6, RoL_Sspl_1.0, whole genome shotgun sequence DNA encoding:
- the ccdc71 gene encoding uncharacterized protein ccdc71, yielding MTNMVDMAKGPPVCRPSAFANEERRAVHSWSRISSAGQNILLDALKILSPVSCDLTSTEDLVTFLQELSEEGHKPTVLQSKDVYRYRSSTNLPLTEDMLKPSRNIRPTAKKRSRRPVKKREVHPSWNMSVKGNPRIQGVPPSELLADHIDVVHKNAPSKTLEVSQAFQAKPCLRLTNIKGVSGCHTARLQIHTAWQSSCEAPPAVLPQKLHPAPPPGIPSQPSQNGGGASTKAVALFSQKSSSCPIRLDGALIGDSAPAFCANGRAFSETHTTLTSNGWRSNCFHQEGQSLKELTNSPRLRNGWKEKKNLRSKVVKVDHSRSVDEARRKAQKILQVNLSPVIQIQPLTHVLGDFRHQNK